A region of the Candidatus Methylomirabilis oxygeniifera genome:
CCTGGGCCGTCATCAAGATGGTGATGGGGATACGCGTCAGTCCGGAAGAGGAAATGGAAGGGCTCGACTACGGCGAGCACGGGATGCTGGCGTATCCGGACTTTCAGTCGGTGACCCACTCCATAGGGACACCAGGATCAATTACGACGTCCGGATATCATGAGGTGAGCCCGGTCGCGATCCCAAAAAGGGCTCCGGCGCACCAATAGCATTGCATTCTCCCCTCTACTACCATGCGAAAAACGGTAGTGATCATCGACGATAGCCCTAGATCGCGGGGACCATTGGGCAATGTACTCACACGGCTTGGGTTCGAGGTGGTCGCAGAGGGAGCAAACGGAGCTGAAGCTCAACGCCTCGCCCAAATGCTGAAACCTGATGTGCTATTTCTGGCGGTGAGTCTCCCGGATATGGATGGCCTGACAGTGGCTGCTCATATCCTGGAGACCGTACCGCTTCCGATTCTGATCCTGAGCAACCACCTCGACGAGGGGTTGATCCGCCGAGCCAAGAAGGTCGGAGTGATGGCGCACCTGCTGAAACCGCTGCGTGAGGAGGAGTTGCTGCCGGCTATCGAACTGGCGATCTCCCGGTTCGAAGAGTGCAACACCCTCCGAAAAGAGAACGCAGACCTCAAGCGAAACCTTGAGGATCGGAAGTTGATCGAGCGCGCAAAGGGGATTCTGATGGAACGGGAACGGATCTCCGAACAGCAGGCGTTTGCGCGGATCCAAAAAACCAGCATGAACACGCGGCGATCAATGGCCGAGATTGCGCAGGCTATCCTGCTGAGCGAAGCGGTCATCGGTAGGGCGTGTTAGATGAAGGGGCCATTGCGGTCAACCGCAGCGCCGTTGCTGCGTGGGACGACGATATATACGATCAACGGTGATCGTCGGACATGTGATACATGATGATGGGATAGCGTAAGGATACCTACAATGTCAGGGGTTCTCCACCCTCTCTCCGTACATTTGCCTATCGCCATGCTGTTCATGGCGTTTATGACGATGTGTTATTGGCTGGTCAGGGGGTTGGCCACGTCGGTCTTTGAGAATCGGATCTACAGCCTGACGCGCTTTAATACCGCTGCCGGGTTGGTGTTCGTCCTCCTTTCCATGGCCACAGGATTCCGGGATGTCCTCGCCGGTTATTGGATCGCGTTCAATTCGCCTCTAGGAAAGTGGTTGTATGTCAAAGTCGTCCTGGCGCTGCTGATCGTCATCACGTACAGCGCCTTCCTCTGGCAGAGCCGCAAGAAGCCCCAGTACCTTCAAGAAGATCCAAAGATCATGACCTGGTGTCTCACCACTCAACTGGTGGGCTTCCTGCTGGTGTTGACCGTCACCGCGCTCGGAACCATGCTGGTGTTCTATCCCCATCTCCTGGCGTACAGCGGATAAGATGATCGGACGACATGGCGCGCATCCGGCGTTTCTCATATCACGGACTTGGGCGACTCAACGGATGAAAGGAATAATCGCATGAACCGAAAGCCCGCGCAGATCGTGGTATTAGGAGGAGGGTTCGGCGGCCTGTACGCCGCCATGACGCTTCAGCGAGAACTGGCCGGGTCCGACCTGGCTCAGGTGACGCTTGTGGATCGGCGTAACTATTTCACCTTTACGCCGTTCCTGCCGGAGGTGGCGGCAGGAACCCTCGGTCGGGCGCATGTCACCTACCCCTTGCGGTTCCTGGCTCAGAAAGGCGAGTTTCGCTTCATTCAGGGAACCGTTCAGGCCTTTAACCTGGTCAAGCGTACGATCCGAACGGAGACCACAACCATCCCCTACGATTATCTGATTGTGTCGCTGGGGGGCGTACCCTCGTTCTTCGGCAACCCCCAGATCGAGGCCCATGCGCTGACGCTCAACTCGGTTGATGATGCGCTTGGCATTCGAAACCATGTGATCAGGCTCTTTGAACAGGCCGTAGTCGAGCCGGATCCGATCCGGCGGCGCCAGCTCTTGACCTTTGTCGTGGCCGGAGCCGGGCCCTGTGGCGTTGAGCTGGCCGCTGAGTTGCACCACCTGATCCGGACCGCCCTCCTCAAGTTCTATCCGGTCGATCCATCCGAGATCAGAATCGTGTTAGTGTCCAAGGGCGAACGGATTCTCCCTGACTTCGCCGGCAAGCTGGCGGACACCGGACAGCAGGCGCTGATCAAACGAGGGATTGATGTCAAGTCGAACACTCGGGTGACCGGGGCAAGTGCGGAATATGTGGAGCTAAACGATCGCGAGATCATCCCCACCCGTACTACCATCTGGGCGGCCGGGGTTACTCCGAATCCCGTCCTGGCCCTGTTGCCGGCCACAAAGAGCCCGCAGGGAGGTATTGTCGTCGATGAGTTCCTCAAGATCCCTGAATTCCCGGAGGTGTATGTCATCGGGGATGGCGCATCCGTCATGGACCGACGCCAGGGGCGACCGTATCCGGCCCTGGCGCCGGTAGCCATTCGTCAAGGGATTCGGGCCGCCGGCAATATCATGAATACCCTCCAGGGAAGAGCCAGGGAGCCGTTTCGATTCGACTTTACCGGTAATATCGTGGGGCTCGGTTGCGGGATGGCGCTTGTGAATCTACTGGGCATCAAGTTCCATGGCCGACTGGGGTGGTGGCTCTACCGGATGGCCCACCTGCAGCGACTGGTCAGCTTCAGGAACAAGGCGTCACTCGCCCTGACCCTGGCGCTCAATACGATCTTTGATCGGGACATCTCCTGCGAAACCTGGCCGGAGACCGACCAACGCATGAACAGCACGAGGGCATCATCGACCCTCCCGAATTCAGGCGCACCGGTCGCCTCCTGAATCAACTGTCAGAACACACCTCCGACCTGACCGAATTCGGCTGACTTATCGAGAACGTCATCGACCCCGGCCTCGCCCCTCTTCCGCTTGACCACAACAAGGAATCCCCGTATCTTCATTATTGCTGGCTGATGTCCCGAAAGGCTGTTCTGTTGTCCAAACAAGGGGCCGCGGTCTGCGCCTGGTTGCGGGGGAGAAATCACACAGATGACACAGCATTCGAAATGGATTGATCGCTCGAGTCTCCGGCGGATGAGGCGCCGCGGCCTGTGGCTGGCGATACTGGTTCTGATCGGAACGCTGTCCTGTACTTCCTGTATTGGCGGCGCTGAAAGACCTGCGCATGGTGAGACCTTTGCCGCCTCCACCGCTCCAGTCGCCGCCGAGGAACTGGTCCGGGTCAAACGAGTCTACGACGGAGATACCGTCCTGCTCGAAGATGGCCGGACGGTTCGGTATCTGGGCATCAACACACCCGAATATCAGGAGCCATTCTATTTAAAAGCCAAACAGCTCAACGAGTCGCTCGTCATGGGGAAAGAGATTCGATTGGAGTTCGATCAGGAGAAGACGGATAGTCGTGATCGGCTCCTGGCCTATGTCTATGCGGGAGGCGAGATGGTCAATGCCAGGTTGATTCAGGAGGGCCTGGCGCACGCCTTCTTTATCGGGCCGAATCGGAAGCATAACGCCCTGCTCCTTCGACTTCAGGCTGAGGCCAAACAACGCAAGGTCGGTATCTGGTCTTCCAGGGGTCGCGTGAAAGATCTGAAGATTACCACCGTTCACCCTACCGATCCGACGAAAGACGACCGATATCCTGCCTACGTCCGGATCGCTAGTCTTAGCAACGCCACAATCAGGTTGGCAGACTATGTGCTGTCGAATGAAGGAGACCAACGATGCCGCTTCCC
Encoded here:
- a CDS encoding putative Micrococcal nuclease (Evidence 3 : Function proposed based on presence of conserved amino acid motif, structural feature or limited homology; Product type pe : putative enzyme), whose protein sequence is MTQHSKWIDRSSLRRMRRRGLWLAILVLIGTLSCTSCIGGAERPAHGETFAASTAPVAAEELVRVKRVYDGDTVLLEDGRTVRYLGINTPEYQEPFYLKAKQLNESLVMGKEIRLEFDQEKTDSRDRLLAYVYAGGEMVNARLIQEGLAHAFFIGPNRKHNALLLRLQAEAKQRKVGIWSSRGRVKDLKITTVHPTDPTKDDRYPAYVRIASLSNATIRLADYVLSNEGDQRCRFPDVSLEPGYTVIASSGSGSDGVDSRGQLVVYCSGLVWDEREDTAFLKDPAGNLVDTFHYKGKRVRRSSSHPKGKAP
- a CDS encoding Response regulator receiver, yielding MRKTVVIIDDSPRSRGPLGNVLTRLGFEVVAEGANGAEAQRLAQMLKPDVLFLAVSLPDMDGLTVAAHILETVPLPILILSNHLDEGLIRRAKKVGVMAHLLKPLREEELLPAIELAISRFEECNTLRKENADLKRNLEDRKLIERAKGILMERERISEQQAFARIQKTSMNTRRSMAEIAQAILLSEAVIGRAC
- a CDS encoding putative NADH dehydrogenase FAD-containing subunit transmembrane protein (Evidence 3 : Function proposed based on presence of conserved amino acid motif, structural feature or limited homology), with translation MNRKPAQIVVLGGGFGGLYAAMTLQRELAGSDLAQVTLVDRRNYFTFTPFLPEVAAGTLGRAHVTYPLRFLAQKGEFRFIQGTVQAFNLVKRTIRTETTTIPYDYLIVSLGGVPSFFGNPQIEAHALTLNSVDDALGIRNHVIRLFEQAVVEPDPIRRRQLLTFVVAGAGPCGVELAAELHHLIRTALLKFYPVDPSEIRIVLVSKGERILPDFAGKLADTGQQALIKRGIDVKSNTRVTGASAEYVELNDREIIPTRTTIWAAGVTPNPVLALLPATKSPQGGIVVDEFLKIPEFPEVYVIGDGASVMDRRQGRPYPALAPVAIRQGIRAAGNIMNTLQGRAREPFRFDFTGNIVGLGCGMALVNLLGIKFHGRLGWWLYRMAHLQRLVSFRNKASLALTLALNTIFDRDISCETWPETDQRMNSTRASSTLPNSGAPVAS
- a CDS encoding protein of unknown function (Evidence 5 : No homology to any previously reported sequences): MSTLPNGPRDLGLSSMITTVFRMVVEGRMQCYWCAGALFGIATGLTS
- a CDS encoding membrane protein of unknown function (Evidence 5 : No homology to any previously reported sequences) encodes the protein MSGVLHPLSVHLPIAMLFMAFMTMCYWLVRGLATSVFENRIYSLTRFNTAAGLVFVLLSMATGFRDVLAGYWIAFNSPLGKWLYVKVVLALLIVITYSAFLWQSRKKPQYLQEDPKIMTWCLTTQLVGFLLVLTVTALGTMLVFYPHLLAYSG